The genomic region GTCAGGCGGAAATTCGCGGTCGTCCCGCCCGCAAGATCGGTCACGAGATTCGCCACGATCGGCGAACCCCATCCTGTCGCAAGGTCGAATCCAGGGACGGCGTTATAGGCCCCATTGCTCCCGGTCGCCGTATCGTGGAAGTCGTTGGTGTAGTTCGCCCCGGTCCCAATGGCGTAGACCGCGGGATTGATGAAGCCGATCGTTCCCAGACCGTTGGCGGCGCGCTGCTGATCGACAAGCGCCGTGATGGCGGCCCAGATCGGCGCGGCGCCGCTCGTACCGCCGATGCCGCCCCACGCGCCGTTGTTATAAAAAGAAAAAGGAGAGTACGGGTCGGCGACACAGGAAACATCGGGACCGTTGCGCATGGTGGTCGAGCCGCCGTTCGTCGCCATGCTCACGCTCTTTTGATAGGAGGGGATTGACCACTCGACGCTCGTTCCGCCGCCGCTGCCGCCCCACGCCGGTTCGGTCAGCCAGGAGTTATCCGGGTTGGTGTTCAGGTGGGCGCCGCCGACGCTCGTGATAAAGGGATCGTCCTGCGGATGCTGCCCGCCCGACCATGACCCGCCGTCGCCGGAAGCGACGAAGAACGACTGCCCCTGCGCCGCCATTTGTTTGTAGACCTGGTCTTCCGCCTGATCGGTTCCGTCGCCCCATCCGAGCGAGCAGCTCACGACTTTCGCCCGGTTGTCCGTCGCGATCTTGTTGGCGATGCTCAGGCCCGAGTCGCCGATGTAGACGATCTCCTTGGCCGCGCCCGACGCGACCGCGATCTGCATCTCGATGTCGAGCGTCGTCTCACCGGACTGGCCCTGGTTCGCGGCCGTTTTGCTGTCGAAATAGACGTTCTCCAGCGGCACGCCCGGCAGGCCATAGTAACTTTCGTAAGTCGTAATATCGCTGGTCAGGTACCCCGTGTTTTGGAACACTCCCATCGTCACGCCCGCCCCCGTGAGCGTGCTGGGGATATCGTACGCCTGTCGGAAATCGCTCGGGGAGAAACCCTGGTTCCCCGTCGCCGCGCGCGGCGACGGACGAAACGCCGCCTTGCCGGACACACGAAGCGGCGTGACGGGCGCCATGGGCAGATGGTGGAGCGGGTTCGCCGTATCGAGACCGCCCACGCAGAGCAGGTTCACGGGACAATCGTCGTCGACGGCCGGCGGCCGATCGGGGCCATGGAACTGGCTGCCGTCGGAACGCTGATAGACCACCTCGTTCACATGAAACGTCCGCTCCACGCTGCCGGACGGCGCCGAGACGCCGAGCACGGTCCGATTGGAAAACGTCTGCGTCACCGTCATTCCGTGGGACTGCGCGTACCCGATCAGGTTCTGGTAGTCCGCCGGCGTCGGCCCAAACTGGGCGGCGAAATCCGAGCTCGTCAGAAAATGATGGTAGCGCGGGCTGGAGGGGTCGTACAGGTCTTGCAGCAGTTTGTCGAGCTGCGCGGTGTTGCGCAGCGGAAGCGCGAGCGTCAGCCGCAGCGGGGTCGAAGGCGGAAGGTAACTCGCCAGCAGCGCATTATTAGCCGCGGCGGCGATGTGGCCGTTGGACTGGCCCGCCAGCGCATGCGGAGCCGCGCACGCCGGGGCCACGCTGAGGGCCGCGAGGGCGGCCGACAGACACATTTTCCAGGGGGCTGAAGCGATCATTGTCATCTCCTCTTTGCGAGTAACCTTGCAACGATAGCGAGAGCATCCGGCTTACTTGCTCTCCCCATTGCGCCTTATACTTGCCGTTTGTATAATTTGCGTCATAAGCAAATCAAGGAAAAATCAGATTGCCGCAGCCGCCGTCTCGCCAGATGAGAATTTCACAACTCCGCTCCTCAAAAATATTCGCCGCCGGATACGCCCCGCCCCTTGCCTGGTAAAATAAACCCAGAAGAGAACGGATTCGGCGTCAGGAGTTTTGCGATGTCTCACCAAATTACCATTTACGATGAAACCCTGTCCGGCGAGCGCACGCCCTCGCTGAGCCTCGACTTGATGTCCTCCACCATCACCCTGCGCGAACTGATCCGCCGCCGGGTCTATGAAGAGGTCCAGGACTACAACGCCTCCACCCCCGAGTACTTCCAAGGCTTCGTCCAGCCCACCGACGCCGAACGCGCGCTCAACGGCTACCGCGTCAAGGAACGCCGCCGCATCGACTGGGAGACGCAATATAATCGCGCCATCCAATCATTCCTCGGCAACGGCTTCTTCGTCCTGATCGACGACCGGCAGATTGAAGATCTGGACACCGAAATTCAGCTCAAGCTCAAAACGCAAGTCAGCTTCGTCAAACTCGTACCGCTGGTCGGCGGATAGAGGGAGGACCAAGTCATGAACTTATGGGATACCATCAAGCAGTATATCTCCGAGACTCAAGACGCCGACCGCTTTGGTGAGGATATTCCCCTCTATCCGGAGGCGAAGCGTTCCGTCGACTGCTACCATCAAGAAATGAAGAGGCAGCAACTTTGGCGTCTCGACTGCCGGGATAATGAGAGCGCTCGAGATATCCTGAATGCCGCCCCTCAGTTCCAGATTGCCGCGCTGTCCGCGGCGCTGCATATGACGATTTCCGCGGAACGCCGTCGGGATTACCAAAATTCATATCGCCTGCGTCCTCTGATGAGCGCTATTCTGCGCCGGACGCTCCCGTATACGGAGGGAGACCTCCTGCGTCTCATCCGATTTGCCCCGGAAATGACAGGGCAAATACAGCTTGGGATCGGCCGTGCGATCACCGCATACTCTGGATCGGAACCGCTGACGGCTCCGATCCGCGAGGCCCTGGAAGCTTGGGCGACGGCTCCGCCGGGCCGTTACGGCGGCGCGGAGGAGGCAAAGGTCAAGATTAAAGTAAAGAACATGCTTGAGGGATCGGTGCATGCTCCTCTGCAAGGCGGTGAGCCATGGGGCGACGGCGTGCGAGCGGATTTGAACGAGATGTCCACGACTGAAAGCCAGAAATGGCATGCGCTGCTGTCGCATGCGATGACATCGGAAGCCGCCAAGCCGTCCGGGAAATGGCTGAAGCAGCTTCAGCCACGGATAGATGCGCTCGGCCACGATGTGTATTTGAAGCAGATGAGGTCGTGGATCGCGCGATTTCGCGCCAACCATTTGCCGCCAATCGCGGGGGCGGACGATTACGAACGTTATATGGAGGCGACGCGTCTTTCAGCCCTGCTCGTTCACAACTACGCGGCTTTGAAGGGCATGGTCTGGGGCTGCCAATTGATCGATGACGCCGAAGTCCCACCGATCCTGGGGGATCTTGCCGACCACGCCCTGCGCAAAATCCCCGGGCATGGGCCGAAGTCGGCCAAAGTCGGCAACGCCTGCATTGTGACGCTGGGCGCGATGTCCGGCATGGCGCCGGTGGCGCAGCTCAGCCGGCTAAAGCGCAAGGTCAAATACGCGGCGTCGCAGGGGATGATTGAGACAGCGCTGGCGGAGGCGGCGGCGCGGGCCGGGCTGCCGCCGGAGGATCTGGAGGAGCTTGCCACGCCGACATTTGGACTGGACGAATCCGGCCGGCGGCGTGAGGAGCTGGGAGAGCACTTCGCCGAACTTGCCATCACGCCGAGCGGTCATGCGGAGCTGATCTGGACGGACAAAGACGGTAAGACGCTGAAGGCGCCGCCCGCTGAGGTCAAGAAGAACCACGCGGAGACGCTCAAAGAGCTCAAGGCAGCCGTTACCGAGATGGGGAAGTCCTTGCCCGCCCTGCGCGACCGTTTGGAAGGGCTGCTGCTCACCGAACGTTCGTGGACCCTCGGCGATTGGCGCGAGCGCTATGCGAATCATCCCGTCATGGGCGCGTTCGCCCGCCGTCTGATCTGGAGCTTCGAGGAGGGCGGCCGTACGGCGCTGGGGATCTGGCGTGCGGAAACGCTCGTGGACGAGACCGGCCGGCCGCTGGGACCGCTCCCGGAGAACACCATTGTCCGCCTCTGGCATCCGCTGGGATCGACTCCGGAAACGGTGCTGGCCTGGCGGCGCTGGCTGGAGACAAACAGCGTCGCGCAGCCGTTCAAGCAGGCGCACCGGGAGATTTATCTCCTTACCGACGCCGAGATCGCGACGGCGACTTACTCCAACCGATTCGCCGCGCACATCCTCCGGCAGCATCAGTTCCAGGCGCTTTGCCGCGAGCGCGGCTGGCGCTACCAGCTTCAAGGGATCGGATTTGACGGCGGGAACACGCCGACGCTGACCAGGCATGGCCTGCGCGTCGAATTCTGGGTGGAGGTCGCGGAGGACCAAACGCTGTCCGAGTCCGGGATCAGCCTGCATGTCTCCACGGACCAGGTCCGTTTTTACAACGACCGAGGCGATTTGCTGCCCCTCGCCAACGTTCCGCCGCTCCTGTTCAGCGAAATCATGCGCGATGTCGATCTGTTCGTCGGCGTGTGCAGCATCGGCAACGATCCCAACTGGCAAAACGGCGGCGGTCACGACGCCTACTGGAGCCACTTCTCCTTCGGCGACCTCACCGCCACGGCCCAAACCCGCCGCGACGTCCTCAGCCGTCTCCTCCCGCGCCTGAAAATCGCCGCCCAGTGCACGCTCGACGGCAAGTTCCTGCGCGTTCAAGGCTCTCTGAGAACCTATAAAATCCATCTCGGCAGCGGCAACATTTTGATGGAGCCGAACGATCAATACCTCTGCATCGTGCCCGATCGCCACAAGGACGCGAAGACCAGCGCCGACGTCTTTCTGCCTTTCGAAGGCGACCACCTGCTGGCGATTATCCTCAGCAAGGCGTTTTTGCTGGCAAGCGATGATACGATTAAAGATTTGACGATTTTGAGCCAGGTCCGGCGATAGTTCAGCTGTAGCTTCAATTTAAAGAGGCCGAAAGCCGCCGGTGATGGATGCGTGCAGCAAATACGGCCGGCGGTTAAAACCGCCAGCCGCTTCCGCCATTTCCGCATATACGGATTGCATCACTAAATATTAACCAACACATCACGCCTCCGCGCGCTTCTCCCCCACCAGCACCATATTCGTCACCGGCCATGGCAGCGGCGCCCCGTCCATGTCCTCTAGACGCACGTGTCCCGTGAAGATATTCGCGACGCGCCATTCGTTCACATAAGGCTGCGAGGCGGGATGGAGGGCGAACCCGGCGGCGGTGAGTTCGCGTTTCCAATCGTCGAAGGCCCAGAAGCCGAACTCTTCGTGCATCTCGGACGCCCAGTTGTCCGTGTACTCCATCTTTGTGATGAACTCCATCGCGTCGCGCAGGGGCAGACGGAACTGCGGCGCGTCGCCATGGGCGTCTGCGATGGAGTCGTGATGGAGGGGGCGCGGCGAAAAGTCGTGCTGGAATTTCAGAAAGCGGCTGTAGGTCGAAAGCTCGTGGGCGGGCGTGTCCAGATATTCGGGCGTGGTCCGGCCGTCGGAGGCGCTGCACCAGAGCTGGACGATGTTGTCGGCGCCGCTGGGGCCGACGACATCGCGGATCACCAGGCGGCCGTCGCGGCGAAGCTGCTTGTGCTTGTCGCGCAGATAACTGCGGACACTTTCGGCGCGGCGGCCGTAGCTCCAGAGCTCGTGCAGGGTCGAGTTGCAGATCACGGTGTCGCTGGTGTTCGCCTGCGAATCTGAGACGGGCGTGGTCAGGTTCTGCTGCTTGAAGAAGACAAAGGCGTTGCCAAATGCGCCGGCGCGCTTCCATTCGTGGGCGCGGGCGAGCATTTCGGCCGAAAGATCGACGCCGATGATATCGCTGTCGGGGTAATCGCGCACGATCCGGCTGATCAGCGCGCCGTCGGCGCAGCCTTCGTCCACGATCTTGCCGGGGACGATGTAGTCCTTGATGGCCTGGTACTTCAGATCGATGACTTCCGCCATCGTCGATGCGTAGGTGTTGTAATCCCGCGTCTCCGTCAGGTCTCCGTCTTCGGTCAGAATGGGGTCGTTGTAAAGCCGGACGATCCGCGCTCCGGCTTCGGGAAGGTCGGAAAACACCGTGCGGGCGCTCGCGCTCAGTCCCAGCGATTCCAGGCCGATCTCCCCGGTCCCAATCTGCCGCACCAGATCCGTCGGCACTTCGCGCAGATAGCGCTGGCCGGCCATGTCGTATTCGGCGGGCAGCACGGCGTAGCCCAATGTTTGGAAGGCGGCGATCACAGGCGGCGTTGACGACAGCACGACGGTGTTGTCCGGCGTAAGGTCTAACGCGCAGTCGGTCTGTTCGGCGATCTCTTTAAGCATCAGCGCCGAGAACTTATCCGTCGGCTGATAGTGCGGAATTCCGACGATATGGAAGTTCACGCCATACTTGCGCTTCCACTGGCGCGCGAACTCATAGATCACGATCGACCGCAGCTCAAACGGCAGCGGATTATAGCGGCTGTTGCTTTTGTTGCTGGAGGTCACCGCGAACACAAGATCCGTCACGCGCCCCGCCGGCGCATCGCCCAGGAGATCCGGCAAGCCGGCGATCTCCTGCCCAAGGATACGATCCAAATACTCTTCCTGAAACTGCGTCGTGACAATATGGCGGCCGGGAAACAATAGGTACATGCAAAGATCTCCAAGAGACAGCAGAGGTTAGCGGCGCTGTTGATAAGGACGTGTGATTGCCTCGGAAACTTTACCCGAAAATGCTGCGCTGTATGCTATGCTTATTATGTCGACCCCACACAAGGAGACTTCCATGAAAACCACAATCACCGCAATTCTCGCCGTTTGCGTTCTTTCCGCCTCCGCATTCGCCGCAACGCCCAAGGCGCCGGTCGCCAAGAAGATGGCCGCGACGACGATGACCTGCCCGGCGTGCAAGATGCCGATGCCGATAAAGAAGTCCGCCGCGACCCCGGTCCCGGTTAAAATCGGCGCCAAGACCTACTACTGCTGCGCCGGATGCCCGGCCGGCAAGGAAGCCATGGCCGCTTCCGCCAAGAAAATGCCGAAGATGGGCGCCAAGAAGCACACGATGTAATCGCCGGCGAGCGGGTCTGGATCAATATTTTCCAGACCCGCGCCTCCGATTGCGCCAGGTATAATAGGGCGTCGCCGTTTTGGATGGCGCCCTAATTCCCCGCGATTGGAGACTCTCGGCATGACGACCGAATTCAGCGCCCCGCGCTATCCTGGGCCGGTGTCCGCCGCGATGCTGGAAGAGCTTCCCCGGTATGTCATCGCGGATCCCTATCCCTTTGTCCTCGATCTTCCCAACTGCGAAGGCATGTGGCTCGCCACCGTGGACGGCCAGCGCCTCTTCGACTGGGCCGGGTACTTCGGCTCGAAGCTTATCGGACACAACCACCCCCGCCTCTACGAGCAGGATTACGTTACGCGACTCGTCTGCGCCGCGAACAACAAAGTCGCGAACCCCGATTTCCTGACGCCCGAATGCCTAGACTACTATCGGCTGCTGCACCGGATCGCCCCCGAGTCCATGCGTAACCCATTGCTGGAGGTGTACGCCGTGAACTCGGGCGCCGAAGCGGTCGAGAATATGATGAAATATCTTGTCGCCCGATTCAACGCCAAGCGGCGGGCGCAGGGCAAAGAGATCACCGGCAAGCGCTTCTTATACTTCGACAACGCCTTCCATGGGCGGACGGTGTTCGCGCTCGCCGTCACGCAGACGGTGGACCCCGTCGCCACCAAGGACTTTCACGGGCTCACCATCGGCGGCAACATCCAGATTCCGTTCCCGGCGA from Capsulimonas corticalis harbors:
- a CDS encoding methyltransferase domain-containing protein → MYLLFPGRHIVTTQFQEEYLDRILGQEIAGLPDLLGDAPAGRVTDLVFAVTSSNKSNSRYNPLPFELRSIVIYEFARQWKRKYGVNFHIVGIPHYQPTDKFSALMLKEIAEQTDCALDLTPDNTVVLSSTPPVIAAFQTLGYAVLPAEYDMAGQRYLREVPTDLVRQIGTGEIGLESLGLSASARTVFSDLPEAGARIVRLYNDPILTEDGDLTETRDYNTYASTMAEVIDLKYQAIKDYIVPGKIVDEGCADGALISRIVRDYPDSDIIGVDLSAEMLARAHEWKRAGAFGNAFVFFKQQNLTTPVSDSQANTSDTVICNSTLHELWSYGRRAESVRSYLRDKHKQLRRDGRLVIRDVVGPSGADNIVQLWCSASDGRTTPEYLDTPAHELSTYSRFLKFQHDFSPRPLHHDSIADAHGDAPQFRLPLRDAMEFITKMEYTDNWASEMHEEFGFWAFDDWKRELTAAGFALHPASQPYVNEWRVANIFTGHVRLEDMDGAPLPWPVTNMVLVGEKRAEA
- a CDS encoding S53 family peptidase; the protein is MIASAPWKMCLSAALAALSVAPACAAPHALAGQSNGHIAAAANNALLASYLPPSTPLRLTLALPLRNTAQLDKLLQDLYDPSSPRYHHFLTSSDFAAQFGPTPADYQNLIGYAQSHGMTVTQTFSNRTVLGVSAPSGSVERTFHVNEVVYQRSDGSQFHGPDRPPAVDDDCPVNLLCVGGLDTANPLHHLPMAPVTPLRVSGKAAFRPSPRAATGNQGFSPSDFRQAYDIPSTLTGAGVTMGVFQNTGYLTSDITTYESYYGLPGVPLENVYFDSKTAANQGQSGETTLDIEMQIAVASGAAKEIVYIGDSGLSIANKIATDNRAKVVSCSLGWGDGTDQAEDQVYKQMAAQGQSFFVASGDGGSWSGGQHPQDDPFITSVGGAHLNTNPDNSWLTEPAWGGSGGGTSVEWSIPSYQKSVSMATNGGSTTMRNGPDVSCVADPYSPFSFYNNGAWGGIGGTSGAAPIWAAITALVDQQRAANGLGTIGFINPAVYAIGTGANYTNDFHDTATGSNGAYNAVPGFDLATGWGSPIVANLVTDLAGGTTANFRLTSSPATVSQGGSGTSTVTVNALNGFTSSVNLTVGTLPSGITAPLSASSTTSTSTLTLTASSTATPGTAFVKVTGITGTLIHVTYVPVTIKPTTGAVTAVSLTSAYNVNGIYTNGTTFTTGGFDTDGYAYSSTLLGSSMAWSGVTFSFGPANALDTVSSATVTLPSGSFAKIDLLASAVNGAQTSQTFVVTYTDNSTASFTQSMSDWTGPSSQPGEAIVAGPLAYRNAGDGAQDGARPYVYGYSFPLNTAKTVKSITLPGNRNVVVFAMALVKAPTSATYSLSASPSTLTVLRGASAASTISVVSTTGFNSSVSLTASGLPTGVTASFSPSSTTGTSLLTLTASSAATLGAKTVTVTGTSGGTSHTVTIALTVKAAPAPVSLSSAYNLAGIYTDGTSFATGGLDGGGYAYSSNLIGTSVTWNGTPFTIGAANASNVVTCSGQTITLPSGSFSTLRMLATAENGSQASKTFTVTYTDNSTTTITQGVSDWYAPQSYTGESVAMVQAYRNASNGAQDNNQGNLYGYSFAITSSKTVKSVTLPNDGNIKVIALTLAP
- a CDS encoding DUF4132 domain-containing protein, with amino-acid sequence MNLWDTIKQYISETQDADRFGEDIPLYPEAKRSVDCYHQEMKRQQLWRLDCRDNESARDILNAAPQFQIAALSAALHMTISAERRRDYQNSYRLRPLMSAILRRTLPYTEGDLLRLIRFAPEMTGQIQLGIGRAITAYSGSEPLTAPIREALEAWATAPPGRYGGAEEAKVKIKVKNMLEGSVHAPLQGGEPWGDGVRADLNEMSTTESQKWHALLSHAMTSEAAKPSGKWLKQLQPRIDALGHDVYLKQMRSWIARFRANHLPPIAGADDYERYMEATRLSALLVHNYAALKGMVWGCQLIDDAEVPPILGDLADHALRKIPGHGPKSAKVGNACIVTLGAMSGMAPVAQLSRLKRKVKYAASQGMIETALAEAAARAGLPPEDLEELATPTFGLDESGRRREELGEHFAELAITPSGHAELIWTDKDGKTLKAPPAEVKKNHAETLKELKAAVTEMGKSLPALRDRLEGLLLTERSWTLGDWRERYANHPVMGAFARRLIWSFEEGGRTALGIWRAETLVDETGRPLGPLPENTIVRLWHPLGSTPETVLAWRRWLETNSVAQPFKQAHREIYLLTDAEIATATYSNRFAAHILRQHQFQALCRERGWRYQLQGIGFDGGNTPTLTRHGLRVEFWVEVAEDQTLSESGISLHVSTDQVRFYNDRGDLLPLANVPPLLFSEIMRDVDLFVGVCSIGNDPNWQNGGGHDAYWSHFSFGDLTATAQTRRDVLSRLLPRLKIAAQCTLDGKFLRVQGSLRTYKIHLGSGNILMEPNDQYLCIVPDRHKDAKTSADVFLPFEGDHLLAIILSKAFLLASDDTIKDLTILSQVRR